The region GCGATGTTTAACGGTCTTTCTTTACTTGGGTGGCACCCAAAAGGAGATAATGAGGTTCTCTCAAAGGAAGAGATAATAAGGGAGTTTGATATAAAGGATATACATAATGCACCTGCTGTATTTGACAGAGCGAAACTAAGATGGCTTAACGGTGTTTATATCAGAGAGAAGATAGATCTTGACGATCTGACAGAAAGAGCTGTACCTTTCTTTGAAGGTTTTGGGTATAAAGCTGATTTTGATTATTACAGAAAGGTTATGGAAGCTATAAGGGACAGCCTTGAGACATTAATGGATATAGAGCAGAGGGCAAAACCATTTTTTGTTGATGACTTCCATTATGAAGAGGATGCACAGCAGTTCTTAAAGGATGAAACCGGATATAGGGTTGTACAGCTTTTCTACGAGAAAGTAAAGGATATGGATGAGATAAAAAAGGAGGATTTCAAAAGGATAACAAAAGAGATACAGAAAGAGCTTGGAGTTAAAGGTAAAAATCTTTTTATGCCTATCAGGGTTGCCCTTACAGGTGTTACATCAGGTGTTGATATGGCTGTTCTTGTTGAGGTTATAGGAGTTGAGAGGGTAAAACACAGATTACAGAGAGCCTTAGAGTATTTCGGGTAGTACTATGATCAGATGGGTTATAGAAAATCTTGGCGGGAGCAGAGCTCCAGAGCCAGAAGAGCTTGATATATGGGTAAATGAAGGTGTTAATACTGTAATAAATCTTTTAGGTGGAGATTACGGTAGTTTTATAGCTGAAAAACAGAGAGAGAAAGGTTTTGAGGTTATAAGGATACCATTTTCTATGGCTGATCCCATCCCTGAGGAAGAGTTTACAGCTGTTTATGAGTATGTTGATCAGTTAAGAGAAGATAGAAAAAAGGTTGTTGTTCACTGTAAGTATGGACAGGCGAGAAGTGGAACATTCTTAGCAGGTTATCTTATACATTCTGGTTATTCCTATGAGGAAGCTCTAAACACAGTTTTTTCTAAAGGTTTCACTCCCCATACAGAGTACCAGATAAGATTCCTTAAGGAGCTTTATGAGAAGTTAAGATCTGATGTTAGAGATTAAGGATCTTAGAAGGCTTAAGATCGTCTTTAAAAAAGACGGGAAAATATTAGATAGAGCATTTTTTGACAGGCTTATTGAGAATACTGAAGATAAAGATCTGAAAAACTTTCTTATAGGCTGCAGGCATACAGTAGAAAGACATTACACGGAAGCGTTAAAATGGTTTCTTATATCAGACTGTGATGACAGCAGGGTTATGATAGTCCTTCTCTCATATAAATTGGGGGATGATTTTCTTTTTGATGAGTATTATGAAGAAGATCTTGTTTTTGGTGAAACACTGAAAAAACTTGACATTGAAGTCTATCTCCAGACCGGAGAAAAGGAGTACAGGGTAGATAAGGATCTGATTAGGGAATTAAACAGGATCTAACCTTCCAAGACCGAAGCTAACAGACTTTCCTATATTCACAACCCTTAGTAGCTCAATATATGGGTACACCTCTTCAAGATCTCCTTCTATTGTAAAACTTCCCTCAAAAGCTGGTATCTTCATCTTCCTCTTTTTTCTGTTAGACCATCTTTCCATAGGACTGGGTTTAAGGTTTATATCTTTAAGCTGAAACCTTTCAGGATTTAAAAAGATCCTTTCAGACTTTATGCCGTAGTTTACTGCAACATTACTTATTCTTAGAACCATAGCTTTTAGAAATATGTCCTTATCAAACTGATTGAATTTTAGGTGATCACCTTTTATCTTTATTGAGGATGGATAAAGCCTTATCCTTATTCTGTCTCTTCCGGTTCTCAGATCAAAAAAGCTTGATGCATCAAATCTCGGAACAAAGCTTTTTAATGGATAGTAGCTCTCATCAAAAGGATGGTAGTAGTAAACCCTATCTGTTTTTATGTATCTCTCCTTTCCAAGATTGAAGATCCCATTTAGACTTTCTGTAATAAACTCCCAGTAGTTTGATGCAGCGCCTAAAAGTGTTATATCAACTGATATAGTATCCCCTTCTTTAAGATCCCTTCTTTCGTAAGGAGGTTTTAAGACATACTTTGAGGGCTGGTTCAGTATTGATTCTGTCTCAAATATAACTGTGTACGGACAAGATTTTTT is a window of Persephonella marina EX-H1 DNA encoding:
- the cas6 gene encoding CRISPR system precrRNA processing endoribonuclease RAMP protein Cas6 produces the protein MINFEFSQIRIEYKVLKPFRQPYFLGSSFRGILGRRLRKIVCIKPREECINCEFKKSCPYTVIFETESILNQPSKYVLKPPYERRDLKEGDTISVDITLLGAASNYWEFITESLNGIFNLGKERYIKTDRVYYYHPFDESYYPLKSFVPRFDASSFFDLRTGRDRIRIRLYPSSIKIKGDHLKFNQFDKDIFLKAMVLRISNVAVNYGIKSERIFLNPERFQLKDINLKPSPMERWSNRKKRKMKIPAFEGSFTIEGDLEEVYPYIELLRVVNIGKSVSFGLGRLDPV
- a CDS encoding protein-tyrosine phosphatase family protein translates to MIRWVIENLGGSRAPEPEELDIWVNEGVNTVINLLGGDYGSFIAEKQREKGFEVIRIPFSMADPIPEEEFTAVYEYVDQLREDRKKVVVHCKYGQARSGTFLAGYLIHSGYSYEEALNTVFSKGFTPHTEYQIRFLKELYEKLRSDVRD